The DNA window CCCTCGCCCCCGCTCAGGATGAGTCACAGTCGTTTCGTCGCCGCATCTACGAGGTCGATGACTTCCTGCTTGGAGTGCACGTCGAGCTTGGCGTAGACGTTGCGGGTGTGGGTGCGCACGGTGTTCCACGATACCTGCAGCCGCTTGGCCGCGGCGCCGCTGTCGTAGCCCATGGCCAGGCAGCGCAGCACGTCCTTCTCGCGCGGCGAGAGGCAGGCCTCCTCGGCGATCTGGTCGATGGCCTGGCCGAACCTCCCCTTCTTGACGGCGGCCTCGTCGGAGAAGGGAGCGGGCAGCTCGTCTCCCAGAAGGTCGTCGAGCGACGTCTCGGGGTCCTCCTCGGTCTTGAACAGCCGGTCGAACTCCTTCTCCGAGAACAGCAGGAACGCGCACGCCAGCACGGCGAACGCGAGGGCGCCGAACAGCACGAGCGAGTTCGACGTGGCCGCCACCTGCGGGAACAGGTGCACGCCGGCGGCCCAGCCCGCGCCCGAGCCCAGCATGAACGCGCCGTAGCCGAAGCCGAACACGAGCACCGCCGAGATGCGGCGCTGGTACACCACGAACGCGAGGATGCACCACAGCACGAACTCGAACACGGCCGAGAGGAACGTCACGAGCTGGCTCCAGCCCAAATGCGTCACGCCCACGATGGGGCAGAACGCGATGAGCGCCACCACGGCGGCCATGATGACCGAGTAGATCTTGCCGAAGTCGAAGCGCTCGCCCTCCACGCCGATGGCCGCCGCCGCGAAGGCGAGCGCCATGAGCATGCGCAGCAGCATGACGAGGCGCGTGCTCTCCAGCGTGACGTCGACCGGCGACACCTCCACCAGCATCGATCTCAGCGCCACCACCACGAACGAGAACACGAGCGTGACCGCCACCAGCTTC is part of the Arabiibacter massiliensis genome and encodes:
- a CDS encoding helix-turn-helix transcriptional regulator codes for the protein MYIVSTITFGIALLASTFRAAPARRLLARPAFVAAGGALASLGCAVIIAVGPYYLYYLLPYGVIRAAFYLGCGLTGLGTAVIGLKCGELFGRLAPRKAILYAALSHIVLALVYFTVIGSPAWQPVPGGPSLAGIVSFVGMPLAAALAACLSFVERHEGREEAPQACSESRASFPRSFWKLVAVTLVFSFVVVALRSMLVEVSPVDVTLESTRLVMLLRMLMALAFAAAAIGVEGERFDFGKIYSVIMAAVVALIAFCPIVGVTHLGWSQLVTFLSAVFEFVLWCILAFVVYQRRISAVLVFGFGYGAFMLGSGAGWAAGVHLFPQVAATSNSLVLFGALAFAVLACAFLLFSEKEFDRLFKTEEDPETSLDDLLGDELPAPFSDEAAVKKGRFGQAIDQIAEEACLSPREKDVLRCLAMGYDSGAAAKRLQVSWNTVRTHTRNVYAKLDVHSKQEVIDLVDAATKRL